A region of Leptidea sinapis chromosome 4, ilLepSina1.1, whole genome shotgun sequence DNA encodes the following proteins:
- the LOC126980088 gene encoding protein lethal(2)essential for life-like, giving the protein MSMLPYIFNDWPYRPSRLLDQEFGLALTPNDLLAVTTPMVSRDYYRPWRQLAAAARDIGSSIKSDKDKFQLNLDVQHFAPEEITVKTADGFIIVEGKHEEKKDEHGYISRQFVRRYALPKECNMEAVESRLSSDGVLTVTAPKQTSALKNEKSIPIQQTGPVRKEIKDGMEETGKKEQS; this is encoded by the coding sequence ATGTCTATGCTGCCATACATTTTCAACGACTGGCCGTACAGGCCCAGCCGTTTGCTGGATCAAGAATTTGGATTGGCTCTAACACCAAACGATCTTCTCGCCGTTACTACACCCATGGTTTCTAGAGATTACTACAGACCTTGGAGACAGCTAGCTGCTGCAGCTCGCGACATCGGCTCCAGCATCAAATCCGATAAAGACAAATTTCAGCTCAACTTGGACGTGCAGCATTTCGCCCCTGAAGAAATTACAGTTAAAACGGCTGATGGCTTCATCATTGTGGAAGGGAAACATGAAGAGAAGAAGGATGAGCACGGATATATCTCCAGACAGTTTGTTCGGAGGTACGCTCTGCCCAAAGAATGTAATATGGAGGCTGTGGAGTCCAGGTTGTCTTCGGATGGCGTATTGACCGTCACTGCACCGAAACAAACATCAGCATTGAAAAACGAAAAAAGTATTCCAATTCAACAAACTGGTCCTGTAAGAAAGGAAATTAAAGACGGTATGGAGGAGACAGGCAAGAAAGAACAAAGTTAA
- the LOC126979695 gene encoding uncharacterized protein LOC126979695 produces the protein MSDGRLANRNATGVTSWIGGMSITQDGNLIAPDKIMNHVHRYASPHYRPHGHHYHRWNHEPGGSGDPLYATMTVYGAGYIDENQRIGKDNAKADDEKVALQSTCHVALDTCIKDVDCVAALTPVLQKCHSTECDREGCMAALRNFYRKPGVKWSTEIAFCLCKKTDNKEDSCMNAQERLHPSCAQRPPVGSPLPACHTLAHNCREDPECRIRLENYEQWCAVDAVTQGCAGAPAACRAAVVAVLGTQLRAACACRGTDFAQLYDCLGWQRLLWLNPCVVESQSDYHVKTYGALLTTTPVDNGVRYITVAPEPAIHHRTTTFHHRHTTQLGSPRVNVLQETRVEHSPITTISEQTVGPNEIAQISEPIAEASTASTSTTSTSTTTTSTTTTTTTTTTTPKPTTLEPAKYCVVKKPESDDKEQIIRMGETRRLYRSAELAECTDLCFCEVSLQVSCKVACVPRAPCSSRLAHYSHAAPAYQAYRGRCYCYSGSFICMRPNPGEYKLPEGVYLLLGFSSVDESLLRPHTGLGAEDAVRLLQQYMYNIYRDRTNCTLTLFNISNENVIISASVPPKEHETLKEAGEVLLDKEKEACIDVLKIVKTRINSQHEDISSHLLLSIFKIAEVDVVYPTPPSSGNARLDPNKILYVVIFITVAHNFLFSLLIYIFRCIVNCLSNLFNFRIIFMERNISRIVSLIDDYILQNVISILKCYEEFNEISKVAVVNYEDITHSALALDEAQITNVDLRDIDVYYKIKHIVNAVSITIFTKFNELVANAIIPKYFSRDVYYDIGCTIDSEMLFGELFYKKIASFSYGIVKSVSLGLILVVV, from the exons ATGTCGGACGGAAGACTCGCAAACCGAAACGCTACCGGAGTGACTTCATGGATCGGTGGTATGTCGATAACCCAAGACGGGAACTTGATCGCTCCAGACAAAATAATGAATCACGTGCACCGGTACGCAAGCCCTCATTACAGACCCCATGGTCATCATTACCACCGATGGAACCATGAGCCAGGGGGGAGTGGAGACCCTCTGTACGCAACTATGACAGTCTACGGCGCGGGATATATCGATGAGAACC AGAGAATTGGAAAGGATAACGCTAAAGCTGATGATGAGAAGGTGGCTCTGCAGTCGACGTGCCATGTGGCTCTTGATACTTGTATCAAGGATGTGGATTGCGTGGCAGCCCTGACTCCAGTATTGCAGAAGTGCCATTCAACCGAGTGCGACCGCGAGGGATGTATGGCAGCTTTGAGGAACTTCTATCGTAAACCCGGCGTGAAATGGAGTACCGAAATTGCGTTCTGCTTATGcaa GAAAACGGATAACAAGGAGGATTCCTGTATGAACGCCCAGGAGAGACTTCATCCATCGTGTGCTCAACGACCACCCGTTGGTTCCCCGCTACCTGCCTGTCATACCCTGGCCCATAACTGTAGAGAAGATCCTGAATGCAG aatccgCTTGGAGAACTACGAGCAATGGTGCGCCGTAGATGCCGTCACCCAGGGTTGCGCTGGTGCACCCGCAGCTTGCAGAGCAGCCGTGGTAGCTGTTCTGGGCACCCAGCTCCGAGCTGCCTGTGCCTGCCGTGGCACAGACTTCGCCCAGCTCTACGACTGTTTGGGTTGGCAACGGCTACTATGGCTCAACCCCTGTGTCG TTGAATCTCAAAGTGACTACCACGTGAAGACCTACGGAGCCTTGCTGACCACGACTCCTGTCGACAACGGCGTCAGATACATCACCGTCGCGCCGGAGCCAGCCATCCATCACCGAACAACCACCTTCCATCATCGGCACACCACTCAGCTTGGCTCCCCGCGTGTAAATGTTCTCCAG GAGACTCGAGTAGAACATAGCCCTATCACAACAATATCAGAACAAACAGTTGGTCCGAATGAGATCGCTCAGATATCCGAGCCGATTGCGGAGGCGAGCACTGCGAGCACGAGCACTACGAGCACGAGCACTACGACCACGTCGACAACAACGACAACTACGACAACAACGACCACGCCGAAACCGACCACGCTTGAACCGGCTAAGTACTGTGTTGTTAAGAAGCCGGAGAGTGACGACAAGGAACAGATTATTAGGATGGGCGAAACGCGGCGG CTGTACCGCTCAGCTGAACTAGCAGAGTGCACGGATCTCTGCTTCTGCGAGGTTTCCCTCCAGGTGTCTTGCAAGGTGGCGTGTGTCCCTCGAGCGCCTTGCTCATCACGACTGGCGCATTACTCCCACGCGGCACCAGCTTACCAGGCATACAGGGGACGATGCTATTGCTACTCCGGATCATTCATCTGCATGAGACCTAATCCTG gTGAATACAAACTTCCCGAAGGTGTGTATCTTCTGCTAGGCTTCAGTTCAGTGGACGAATCATTACTCCGACCTCACACAGGACTTGGGGCTGAAGATGCAGTAAGGCTTCTGCAACAATACATGTACAACATTTATCGGGATCGG aCTAACTGCACACTTACATTGTTTAACATCAGCAACGAGAATGTGATTATATCGGCTAGTGTTCCTCCCAAGGAACATGAAACCCTTAAAGAAGCGGGTGAAGTACTCCTAGATAAGGAAAAG GAAGCTTGCATCGATGTTTTAAAGATAGTGAAAACACGAATAAACTCTCAACACGAAGACATCTCATCGCATCTACTCTTATCTATATTCAAAATTGCAGAAGTTGATGTTGTTTACCCGACACCACCAAGCTCTGGCAATGCTCGTCTTGATCCGAATAAAATTCTATATGTCGTCATATTTATCACTGTCGCACATAATTTTCTATTTTCCTTATTAATCTACATTTTCAGATGCATAGTCAATTGTTTGTCGAATTTATTCAACTTTAGGATAATATTTATGGAACGAAATATTTCACGAATCGTTTCTCTCATAGatgattatattttacaaaatgttatATCTATTTTGAAATGCTATGAAGAATTTAATGAGATTAGTAAAGTAGCTGTTGTAAATTATGAAGATATTACGCACAGTGCACTTGCTTTAGATGAAGCACAAATCACAAATGTAGATTTAAGAGATATagatgtatattataaaatcaaacaTATCGTAAATGCTGTGagtattacaatatttactAAATTTAATGAACTTGTTGCTAATGCAATTATACCTAAATATTTTTCTAGAGATGTGTATTATGATATTGGATGTACTATTGATTCGGAGATGCTTTTCGgtgaattattttacaaaaaaatagcgTCCTTTTCTTATGGGATTGTCAAATCCGTTAGCTTAGGACTGATTCTAGTAGTAGTATAA